From a region of the Mauremys mutica isolate MM-2020 ecotype Southern chromosome 12, ASM2049712v1, whole genome shotgun sequence genome:
- the LOC123346377 gene encoding olfactory receptor 5V1-like → MTMKNQTIVTEFILLGLSSDPQMQILLFLVFIVIYLITLGINIVIMAVIRADSHLHTPMYFFLFHLSFVDICYSSVMVPKMLMNFLAEHKTISVNGCIAQIFLFILLAGNEAFILSAMAYDRYAAICDPLRYLERMSKGICVQLVSGAWAIGFFHALLNTVFSLKFHFCGPNQINHFSCELPPLLQLSCTDTLTNQVVLLTSSLVFGLSSFLLTLISYIYIISTILRIRSVEGRHKAFSTCSSHLIVVGLFYLTGFLRYTKPSSIFSVVLDEIFSIQYSILTPMLNPIIYSLKNKEVKTTLRNILGKFWFLN, encoded by the coding sequence ATgacaatgaaaaatcaaaccaTAGTGACTGAATTTATCCTCCTGGGACTTTCCAGTGACCCACAGATGCAGATTTTGCTCTTCTTGGTGTTTATAGTTATTTACCTAATCACTCTGGGTATTAATATAGTGATCATGGCGGTGATAAGAGCTGATTCTCACCTTCACACCCCTATGTACTTCTTCCTCTTCCATTTATCCTTTGTTGATATCTGCTATTCCTCAGTCATGGTGCCTAAAATGCTGATGAACTTCCTAGCAGAGCACAAAACTATTTCTGTCAATGGCTGCATTGCCCAGATATTCCTTTTTATCCTCTTGGCTGGTAATGAAGCTTTCATTCTCTCAGCCATGGCTTATGACCGCTACGCTGCCATCTGTGACCCATTGCGTTACTTGGAGAGAATGAGCAAAGGGATCTGTGTTCAGCTGGTGAGTGGGGCATGGGCAATAGGCTTCTTCCATGCCCTTCTTAACACAGTTTTTTCCCTCAAGTTTCATTTCTGTGGGCCCAATCAAATCAACCATTTCAGCTGTGAGCTCCCTCCTCTTTTACAGCTGTCCTGCACTGACACCCTCACCAATCAAGTGGTCCTTCTTACTTCCTCATTGGTATTTGGTTTGAGTTCCTTCCTCCTCACCCTAATCTCCTACATTtacatcatctccaccatcctgaggaTACGCTCTGTGGAGGGcaggcataaagccttctccacctgcagctcaCACCTTATTGTGGTTGGCTTATTCTACCTGACCGGTTTTCTCCGGTACACAAAACCCAGCTCGATCTTCTCTGTGGTGCTGGATGAAATATTCTCCATCCAGTACAGCATCTTGAcccccatgttaaaccccatcatctacagcctgaaaaacaaggaggtgaaaACAACTCTAAGGAATATATTGGGGAAATTCTGGTTTCTCAATTAG
- the LOC123346533 gene encoding olfactory receptor 1009-like — MGNQTEVTEFIILGLSNDPQMQIFLFLVFLVVYLITLLANMVIMVVIRADPHLHTPMYFFLSHLSFVDICYSSAIVPNMLVHFLAEHKTISVNSCIAQMFFILQLATTEIFILSAMAYDRYAAICDPLRYLERMSKGICVQLVSGAWAIGFFHALLNTVFALKLHFCGPSQINHFSCELPPLLQLACSERLTNQVLLLTSAVIFASSSFLLTLISYIHIIFTILRIRSAEGRCKAFSTCSSHLIVVGLFFLTGFLQYTKPSSVSSVVLDEMFSIQYSILTPMLNPIIYSLKNKEVKTAIGKMFQKFKFLK, encoded by the coding sequence ATGGGAAATCAAACCGAAGTGACTGAATTTATTATCCTGGGACTTTCCAATGACCCACAGATGCAGATTTTTCTCTTCCTGGTGTTTTTAGTTGTCTACCTAATCACGCTTTTGGCAAACATGGTGATCATGGTGGTGATAAGGGCTGATCCTCACCTTCATACCCCAATGTACTTCTTCCTGTCTCATTTATCCTTTGTTGATATCTGCTATTCCTCAGCCATTGTCCCTAATATGTTGGTGCATTTCCTAGCAGAGCACAAAACTATTTCTGTCAATAGCTGCATTGCACAGATGTTCTTCATTTTGCAGCTGGCTACTACTGAAATTTTTATTCTCTCAGCGATGGCTTATGATCGCTACGCTGCCATCTGTGACCCATTGCGTTACTTGGAGAGAATGAGCAAAGGGATCTGTGTTCAGCTGGTGAGTGGTGCATGGGCAATAGGGTTCTTCCATGCCCTACTTAACACAGTTTTTGCCCTCAAGTTGCATTTCTGTGGGCCCAGTCAAATCAACCATTTCAGCTGTGAGCTCCCTCCTCTGTTACAACTGGCCTGCAGTGAGAGGCTCACCAATCAAGTGCTGCTTCTTACTTCTGCTGTGATATTTGCATCAAGCTCCTTCCTCCTCACCCTGATCTCCTACATTCACATCATCTTCACCATCCTGAGGATACGCTCTGCGGAGGGCAGgtgtaaagccttctccacctgcagctcccacctgatTGTGGTTGGCTTATTCTTCCTGACAGGTTTTCTCCAGTACACAAAACCCAGCTCGGTCTCCTCTGTGGTTCTGGATGAAATGTTCTCCATCCAGTACAGCATCTTGAcccccatgttaaaccccatcatctacagcctgaaaaacaaggaggtgaaaacagctataggcaaaatgtttcagaaattcAAATTTCTCAAGTAG